The Lasioglossum baleicum chromosome 12, iyLasBale1, whole genome shotgun sequence genome includes a region encoding these proteins:
- the Zfh2 gene encoding Zn finger homeodomain 2 isoform X2, with protein MPSSEPHPPQYHLQHHNIPPSHLQQQTSNAIGQHQLYQQLVAAHHQQQQQHQHQQQRGQQQHGGPYQNSPYTQQKQEMSPEEEGGRGGGSPPAAGAALHQPHHPRTASPPSGTEPCTRDAIPTPTPIADTTTTTTTTTMTMQSQGQQQQEQQGPSPSPSPTGGDVEKFDGKIVYNPDGSAYIIEGESELSEDDSLPDGCIVDGRGVSVPHSLVFPQIASAYYVSRLYAHQAYQQQQQQQQQRSAVQQHNPDLPVMHSYRVISYRSAEGSKQPPPPPTAPPPPAASVPVKPILMCFICKLSFGYAKSFVAHAQGEHQLTLMEDERQVLSHSTASAIIQAVGRGKQPLVSFLEPVTNSTCPQSSPAQMQSQQQQQRAESNEHETPTATSTPASTPGVPSSPQQQQQQQQQRPSPSTPTTPTSHSNHPLSYNHQQPQQHQWTGAQVSAASWAKAPDAMHYTSPPPPTSSTKGSPSSYAALTQQPPNFLTGTTIGVCPEHMQGRPSGVECPKCELILASSRLAGPGGPLAGIHSRNSCKTLKCPKCNWHYKYQETLEIHMKEKHPESETSCIYCIAGQPHPRLARGETYTCGYKPYRCEVCNYSTTTKGNLSIHMQSDKHLNNMQELQQGGGGSSGASNPSSSQDAPMPTRSPHHQQNHSPHIAGQAGNQSKPKPTFRCDVCNYETNVARNLRIHMTSEKHTHNMLVLQQNVKHMQTLSALQSHHQQAQHHHQQAQQQHQQQLEQLLHLGGLDKPQHAEAALADMAYNQALLIQMMTGGQLPPQLPPEIMGGMASMGAMGNLGGDVGLSPDSMDPPPEPADPDPSHLYQCCVCNNFATDSLEALTHHLAVDRTRTREGEILALVAGHFVCKLCSYKTNLKANFQLHCKTDKHLQRLQHVNHVKEGGPRNEWKLKYLASPTSAAQLRCHACDYYTNSAHKLALHAASPRHEAAALLLRHLLEASANVPTQGKLYHCALCGFSARHRLPLLQHVRSLRHLQMEQLHQLHRRSGIQGNETPHTDIGDVFQVVGDPDAPPAQQSSPTTPTTPNATSVNSERREDGSDCGNEVKQEPDNDQETEQEPDNDHEDVSCPYCTYQPTSREELRQHLQVAHVQDSDEKTDTVKEEPPPDLLCPLCQDGFRERSALEKHVMQIHSVNADGLQRLLLLVDQSHWLNNNPRNTSTPAVTTPTSPTTTTKPPQEDDINERSGNDEIEEITRCTICGRICRSLEELQQHHRETHPATTPTLAVSEKHVYKYRCGQCSLAFKTLEKLQQHSQYHAIRDATKCALCGRSFRSVQALQRHLESTHADLHEEELAQYKQSLLHAHPLLQALTEESFRRQGNLSGEQSVEDDTSKAEEEESDASDSSPLHKEQRLLEDYLNSQPVAEDSYHDPGRKFKCHRCKLAFTRQSYLTGHNKTLLHRKGEKMSYPMEKYLDPNRPYKCDVCKESFTQKNILLVHYNSVSHLHKLKRAMQEQGNNNTLISVVPPASPTESPDSQQDQDKKPYKCNICKVAYSQGSTLDIHMRSVLHQTRASKLPDLAASGQLDLARPLIEQPPPSSPNSPPVSMNTTSTGMLSCPRCSALFVNQEQLATHQQLYCIFSNPLALFQQLAASQQLVPSTPAKTPPPTSTTPGPQQHMQQSVQHASQATQDILSQPRHKTSQMYKHLLESFGFDLVMQFNENHQRRQRKEEEAAAALQAQQEQQKQEQQKQALAAQAAREKEEEAEEPADDDVIPELTRSTCQHCNKEFSSVWVLKAHCEEVHRDLVPREFLEKYAQQFKCEYEKKSVVVTVATSSSTSSAPRSSTPATGQPQDLSADKEQREKEKEEIAENKERISKTPEATSTTPATTPALSNTPVSSTDSTTATVLPTNQTIHSQQQQQQQQQQQQQQQQQQQQQQQQQQHAQLTLAQQMSEMQAALNAMAASQLQQQLQQYPGLMMGMMGLPLGLNVPALAAMNLQPPLVPMMLPPPPYDGAATAYPPINAQADLLAKQHLALQQQQAAAASAAASQKRARTRITDEQLKILRAHFDINNSPGEEQILDMAAQSGLPPKVIKHWFRNTLFKERQRNKDSPYNFNNPPSTTLNLEEYEKTGEAKVTPLNSSVSGSSSSDDKSPNKQASPPPSTAIVNTSQTSEIKQEIQEQPQCHVQQQSQHQEEQQHHSPGSSGGQQSRPHSPALSMSSVFPMHHDVSSHSSTTTSAPSTPMLPPKLGPQSFASPNPGPGGVVPGSMTGLALTPQRSLSPGRGPTDYSFSGGSNGNSSSGNSSGKRANRTRFTDYQIKVLQEFFENNAYPKDDDLEYLSKLLGLSPRVIVVWFQNARQKARKVYENQPAAEPVTPGNREGDDGSGRFQRTPGLNYQCKKCLLVFQRYYELIRHQKTHCFKEEDAKRSAQAQAAAAQVAAVLSSEDSNSSSTTTTTNVTSNNPSAAPALTEQLQQPLNTTTSPHHQQQTMSQSHQQPQQQIQQTQSQSQSQSQSQSQSQAESKEGSFQCDKCNLMFGRFELWREHQLVHIMNPSLFPPAYPPDSPFGILQQQALNATTGVATETPHPLIAMMQDRKRKYEDFDDGTGGESRSNSEHSEQPKDKRLRTTILPEQLDYLYQKYQVESNPSRKMLETIAREVGLKKRVVQVWFQNTRARERKGQFRAHSQVINKRCPFCPALFKVKSALESHLSSKHADQVARGEVNIDNIPDEELSMESAPSNPSTPNMMPPLFPPFNTDMEASLKKYYEESMKRYISELQAHASNGKQEASNHQSSGNNSGESPLDLSKPVDLSRPMKLSLGGLSNLLDEQHGMHFRGGSDCGPLTDLSERSICDDDSMSETTEFLDDESGPASPASSTQSSRQGSASVGTGSAAVPAVTGAGSGTGQSSGKRYRTQMSATQVKVMKSLFSDYKTPTMAECEMLGREIGLPKRVVQVWFQNARAKEKKARLAAGLPAEGSAVQPHRGPTGPDECRLCSVRYSAKSPLQEHVFSRRHIESVRVAVEEGSLVPPTPGAPIVPTGNNSGPGMGNASVVGVTNQQASQQQQSDENMMYGSLFLHPTAMFQPQQQQHPGAATPSTATTTPAAPGLSSVMHGNGLMSLHVEGGTQVQVPRSLMQAFLQQDPNHPGLETVRLPTPPCGSDENDPPQHCREVETELCLVCRRCGRAYPQESTLLTHQRSCYLGNQQRRGALRLVQSRYSCSLCDGNTPTRTYTSVSEWRRHSETLQHRARLEANQERQQQQQHQHQQQQQQFGNIGADSGAQCGEEVHPLTDEMEDVVNQITLLAARAAAESTTGQSQGNDRANPDNNNAPDVKRQKLVQEVAALAGAR; from the exons ATGCCCTCCAGTGAGCCTCATCCCCCCCAGTACCACCTTCAGCACCACAACATTCCTCCCTCGCATCTTCAGCAGCAGACGTCGAACGCGATCGGGCAGCATCAGCTTTATCAGCAGCTGGTGGCGGCCCATcatcagcagcagcaacaacaccaACACCAGCAGCAGCGTGGTCAACAGCAACACGGCGGGCCTTATCAAAATTCACCGTACACGCAGCAAAAGCAGGAGATGAGCCCGGAGGAGGAGGGGGGTCGAGGGGGCGGGTCCCCCCCGGCAGCGGGGGCTGCGCTGCACCAGCCCCACCACCCCCGCACGGCCAGTCCACCCTCCGGCACAGAACCCTGCACCCGCGATGCCATACCAACGCCTACACCGATCGCGGACACTACCACAACCACTACCACGACTACTATGACCATGCAATCGCAAGGGCAGCAACAGCAAGAGCAGCAAGGTCCCAGCCCGAGCCCAAGTCCAACGGGCGGTGACGTTGAGAAATTCGATGGGAAGATTGTCTACAACCCGGACGGTTCGGCGTACATAATCGAGGGCGAGAGCGAACTGAGCGAAGATGACTCCCTACCGGATGGTTGCATCGTAGACGGTCGCGGTGTCTCTGTTCCTCATTCTTTAGTATTTCCTCAAATCGCGAGCGCGTACTACGTGTCAAGACTGTATGCTCATCAGGCCTaccaacagcagcaacaacagcaacagcaacgttCGGCGGTCCAGCAGCACAATCCCGATCTTCCTGTAATGCACAGCTATCGGGTAATTAGCTACAGAAGCGCGGAGGGTAGCAAACAACCGCCTCCGCCCCCGACAGCGCCTCCACCGCCTGCCGCATCAGTACCCGTGAAACCTATTTTAATGTGTTTCATATGCAAATTGAGCTTCGGGTATGCGAAGAGCTTCGTGGCGCACGCCCAGGGTGAACATCAGCTCACCCTGATGGAAGACGAGAGGCAAGTGCTTTCTCATTCGACGGCGTCGGCGATCATCCAGGCCGTGGGTAGAGGAAAACAGCCGCTCGTCAGCTTTCTCGAGCCCGTGACAAATTCCACGTGCCCGCAATCGTCGCCCGCGCAGATGCAGAgccaacagcaacagcagcgcGCCGAATCGAACGAGCACGAAACACCGACGGCGACTAGCACGCCGGCCAGCACGCCCGGAGTCCCTAGCAGTCCtcaacaacagcaacagcagcagcaacagagGCCATCGCCGAGCACACCCACCACACCCACGTCTCATTCGAATCATCCTCTATCGTACAATCATCAACAGCCACAGCAACATCAATGGACCGGGGCGCAGGTGAGCGCTGCCTCCTGGGCCAAAGCACCGGACGCCATGCATTATACTTCACCACCGCCACCGACTTCATCGACCAAAGGCTCGCCGTCTTCTTACGCTGCACTGACACAGCAGCCACCGAATTTCCTAACGGGCACCACCATCGGCGTGTGTCCCGAACACATGCAGGGCAGACCGAGCGGCGTCGAGTGCCCAAAATGCGAACTTATCCTCGCCAGTAGCCGATTAGCGGGTCCGGGTGGACCGTTGGCAGGCATTCACAGTCGAAACTCGTGTAAAACGTTGAAGTGTCCGAAATGTAATTGGCATTACAAGTACCAGGAGACCTTGGAGATACACATGAAGGAGAAGCATCCGGAGAGCGAGACTTCCTGCATCTATTGCATCGCTGGCCAGCCTCATCCTAGGTTAGCGCGGGGCGAGACTTACACTTGCGGGTACAAGCCGTATAGGTGCGAGGTGTGTAATTATTCGACCACGACGAAGGGTAATCTCAGCATTCATATGCAGAGCGACAAGCATTTGAATAACATGCAAGAGCTGCAGCAGGGCGGAGGCGGCAGTTCGGGCGCCAGCAATCCATCCTCCTCGCAAGACGCGCCGATGCCTACGAGAAGTCCGCACCATCAACAGAACCATAGTCCGCACATCGCTGGTCAAGCCGGAAACCAAAGTAAACCGAAGCCGACGTTTCGCTGCGACGTCTGCAACTACGAGACCAACGTTGCGCGCAACCTGAGGATACACATGACCAGCGAGAAGCATACGCACAACATGCTGGTCCTGCAACAGAACGTGAAACACATGCAGACCCTGTCCGCGTTACAGTCGCATCACCAGCAAGCACAGCATCATCATCAACAAGCGCAACAGCAACACCAACAGCAACTCGAGCAGTTGCTCCACCTGGGCGGCTTGGACAAACCCCAACATGCTGAAGCGGCTCTGGCAGACATGGCTTACAATCAGGCCCTATTGATTCAAATGATGACCGGTGGTCAGCTGCCACCACAGCTCCCACCGGAAATTATGGGAGGCATGGCGAGTATGGGCGCGATGGGAAATCTTGGTGGGGACGTTGGACTTTCACCAGACAGTATGGATCCTCCTCCGGAACCGGCTGATCCCGACCCGTCCCATCTCTATCAATGCTGCGTCTGTAACAATTTCGCGACCGACTCGCTCGAGGCCCTGACCCACCATCTGGCTGTGGACAGAACGCGGACACGCGAAGGCGAGATCCTAGCCCTGGTAGCCGGCCACTTCGTCTGCAAACTTTGTTCCTATAAAACTAATTTAAAAGCGAACTTTCAACTACACTGCAAAACGGACAAGCATCTGCAACGCCTGCAGCACGTGAACCACGTGAAGGAAGGCGGTCCGAGGAACGAATGGAAGCTGAAGTACTTGGCCTCACCCACCAGCGCCGCGCAATTGCGTTGTCACGCGTGCGACTATTACACTAACAGCGCTCATAAACTAGCCCTTCACGCTGCCTCCCCGAGACACGAGGCCGCCGCGCTCCTTCTTCGTCATCTGCTCGAGGCTAGTGCCAACGTGCCCACGCAAGGGAAACTTTATCATTGTGCTCTATGCGGGTTTAGCGCGAGGCACAGACTGCCGCTTCTGCAGCACGTCCGATCCCTCAGACACCTGCAAATGGAGCAACTGCATCAGCTCCATCGGCGGAGCGGCATCCAAGGCAACGAAACTCCGCACACTGACATCGGTGACGTTTTTCAAGTCGTCGGCGATCCTGATGCACCACCCGCGCAACAATCCAGTCCGACTACACCCACCACTCCCAACGCCACCAGTGTTAACAGTG AACGACGGGAGGATGGTAGCGACTGCGGTAACGAGGTAAAGCAAGAGCCGGACAACGATCAGGAAACGGAACAGGAACCGGACAACGATCACGAGGACGTCTCATGTCCGTATTGCACGTATCAGCCGACGTCTCGCGAGGAGTTGCGGCAGCATTTGCAGGTGGCTCATGTTCAAGACTCGGACGAGAAAACGGATACGGTAAAGGAAGAACCACCACCGGATTTACTATGTCCGTTGTGTCAAGATGGCTTCCGAGAGCGTTCCGCTCTCGAGAAGCATGTGATGCAAATCCATTCGGTGAATGCGGACGGTCTGCAACGGCTTCTTCTGTTGGTCGATCAGAGTCATTGGCTGAACAACAACCCGAGGAACACGTCGACGCCAGCGGTGACGACGCCAACGTCGCCGACGACCACCACGAAGCCGCCACAAGAGGATGACATCAACGAGCGCAGCGGTAACGATGAGATCGAGGAGATCACACGGTGCACCATTTGCGGGCGAATCTGCCGCTCCTTGGAAGAGCTGCAGCAACATCATCGAGAGACTCATCCGGCTACCACGCCCACGTTGGCGGTCAGCGAGAAGCACGTGTACAAGTATCGGTGTGGCCAGTGCAGCCTCGCGTTCAAGACTCTGGAGAAACTGCAGCAACACTCGCAGTATCACGCGATTAGGGACGCGACCAAGTGCGCGCTGTGCGGGCGATCGTTTCGTTCCGTGCAGGCGCTCCAGAGACATCTGGAGTCGACGCACGCGGATTTGCACGAGGAGGAGTTGGCGCAGTACAAGCAGAGTTTGTTGCACGCTCATCCGCTTCTTCAAGCGCTCACCGAGGAGAGTTTCCGAAGGCAGGGGAATTTGAGCGGGGAGCAGAGCGTGGAAGACGACACCAGCAAGGCTGAGGAAGAGGAGAGTGACGCGAGCGACTCGTCGCCGTTGCACAAGGAACAACGTCTTCTGGAGGATTATCTGAACAGCCAGCCGGTCGCCGAAGACTCCTATCATGATCCCGGGAGGAAGTTTAAATGTCATCGTTGCAAGCTCGCGTTCACGCGGCAGAGCTACCTGACCGGACACAACAAGACGCTGTTGCACCGCAAGGGAGAGAAGATGTCCTATCCGATGGAGAAGTACTTGGACCCGAACAGACCGTACAAATGTGACGTTTGCAAAGAGAGCTTCACTCAGAAGAATATACTGTTGGTTCATTATAACAGCGTGAGTCACCTGCATAAATTGAAGAGAGCCATGCAGGAGCAGGGTAACAATAACACGCTGATATCGGTCGTGCCGCCAGCCAGTCCCACAGAGTCGCCGGATTCGCAACAGGATCAAGATAAGAAGCCTTACAAGTGTAACATCTGTAAAGTGGCTTACTCGCAAGGCAGCACTTTGGACATTCATATGAGGAGCGTGCTGCATCAGACAAGAGCCAGCAAACTGCCAGATCTCGCTGCTAGTGGTCAATTAGACCTTGCGCGACCGTTGATCGAGCAACCGCCGCCATCCAGCCCGAACAGCCCACCTGTTAGCATGAACACCACTAGCACGGGAATGTTGTCTTGTCCGCGGTGCAGCGCTCTGTTCGTGAACCAGGAGCAGCTCGCCACGCATCAACAGCTCTATTGTATCTTCAGCAATCCGTTGGCATTGTTTCAACAATTGGCGGCGTCGCAGCAGCTCGTCCCATCTACGCCGGCTAAAACACCGCCGCCGACGTCTACGACCCCGGGGCCGCAACAACACATGCAGCAGAGCGTGCAACACGCTTCGCAGGCGACACAGGACATCCTGTCGCAGCCGCGTCACAAAACGTCGCAGATGTACAAGCATCTGTTGGAGAGCTTCGGGTTCGACCTTGTGATGCAGTTCAACGAGAACCATCAGAGACGTCAGCGTAAAGAAGAGGAGGCTGCTGCCGCGCTCCAGGCTCAGCAGGAACAGCAGAAACAAGAACAACAGAAGCAGGCTCTGGCTGCTCAAGCTGCTCGCGAGAAAGAGGAGGAGGCTGAAGAGCCTGCCGACGACGATGTCATACCGGAACTGACCAGAAGCACTTGCCAGCATTGCAACAAGGAGTTCAGCAGCGTTTGGGTGTTGAAGGCGCACTGCGAGGAGGTGCATCGCGATCTGGTGCCCCGCGAATTTCTCGAGAAGTACGCGCAACAGTTCAAGTGCGAGTACGAAAAGAAAAGCGTGGTGGTCACCGTCGCAACGTCGTCGTCTACGTCGTCCGCGCCCAGAAGCTCCACTCCCGCGACCGGTCAACCGCAAGATCTCAGCGCTGACAAAGAACAACGtgaaaaagaaaaggaggagATCGCTGAGAACAAAGAACGCATCAGCAAAACCCCGGAAGCCACCTCCACCACACCAGCAACGACGCCCGCGTTGAGCAACACGCCCGTGTCGAGCACCGATTCCACTACAGCCACCGTGTTACCTACCAATCAGACAATCCATtcgcaacaacaacagcagcaacaacagcagcagcagcaacaacaacaacagcagcagcaacagcaacaacaacaacaacaacacgctCAACTTACTCTGGCGCAACAGATGTCCGAGATGCAGGCTGCTTTGAATGCAATGGCGGCTTCGCAGTTGCAACAACAACTTCAGCAATATCCTGGATTGATGATGGGAATGATGGGTCTCCCGTTAGGGTTGAACGTTCCTGCTTTGGCTGCCATGAACCTCCAACCACCTCTGGTACCAATGATGCTGCCCCCACCGCCTTATGATGGCGCTGCCACCGCGTATCCACCGATCAACGCTCAAGCTGATCTTCTGGCTAAACAACATCTCGCTCTGCAACAGCAACAGGCAGCGGCT GCAAGCGCAGCTGCTTCCCAGAAACGTGCTCGCACTCGCATAACAGACGAACAGCTAAAAATCCTCCGAGCGCATTTCGATATTAATAACTCACCGGGCGAGGAGCAGATCCTAGACATGGCAGCGCAAAGTGGACTTCCACCGAAAGTGATCAAGCATTGGTTCCGAAACACGCTGTTCAAAGAACGCCAGCGCAACAAAGACAGCCCGTACAATTTCAACAATCCTCCGAGCACCACGTTGAATCTCGAGGAGTACGAGAAGACCGGGGAGGCGAAAGTAACTCCGTTAAATTCTAGCGTATCCGGTAGCAGTTCCTCGGACGATAAGAGCCCAAACAAGCAAGCGTCTCCACCCCCGTCGACGGCGATTGTCAACACATCTCAGACCAGCGAGATAAAGCAAGAGATACAAGAACAGCCGCAGTGTCACGTTCAACAGCAATCGCAGCACCAAGAAGAGCAACAACATCATTCACCTGGTAGCTCTGGTGGCCAGCAATCTCGGCCACATTCTCCAGCACTTAGTATGAGCTCCGTGTTCCCCATGCATCATGATGTCTCGTCACATTCGTCGACGACAACAAGCGCGCCGAGCACTCCCATGCTACCACCGAAACTGGGACCGCAGAGTTTCGCTAGTCCCAACCCTGGGCCAGGCGGTGTCGTGCCAGGCTCCATGACAGGATTAGCTCTAACACCTCAGAGATCTCTCAGCCCAGGTCGCGGACCGACTGATTATTCCTTTAGCGGAGGTTCTAACGGGAACAGCTCTTCGGGCAACAGTTCTGGCAAACGCGCGAATCGGACAAGATTCACCGATTACCAGATCAAGGTTCTCCAAGAGTTCTTCGAAAACAACGCGTACCCGAAGGACGACGACCTGGAGTATCTGAGCAAGCTCCTCGGCTTGAGTCCACGCGTGATCGTCGTTTGGTTTCAAAACGCTAGACAGAAGGCGCGCAAAGTATACGAAAATCAGCCAGCCGCGGAGCCAGTGACACCAGGCAACCGCGAAGGGGACGACGGATCCGGTCGCTTTCAAAGAACACCAGGCTTGAACTATCAGTGCAAGAAGTGTTTGCTGGTGTTCCAGAGATATTACGAGCTCATCAGACATCAGAAGACTCATTGTTTTAAAGAGGAGGACGCTAAGAGGAGTGCGCAAGCACAGGCTGCAGCGGCGCAAGTCGCCGCCGTTCTCAGTTCCGAGGACAGCAACAGTAGCTCAACAACAACCACCACGAATGTTACGTCCAACAACCCATCCGCTGCACCTGCTCTCACAGAACAATTGCAACAACCTCTGAACACCACCACGTCTCCTCACCATCAGCAACAGACGATGTCACAATCGCATCAGCAACCTCAACAGCAGATACAGCAGACTCAGTCGCAGTCCCAGTCGCAGTCCCAGTCGCAGTCTCAGTCGCAAGCCGAGTCTAAGGAGGGGAGTTTCCAGTGCGACAAATGCAACCTGATGTTCGGACGATTCGAACTGTGGCGCGAGCATCAGCTAGTACATATCATGAACCCGTCCCTGTTCCCACCCGCCTATCCGCCAGACTCACCCTTCGGAATCCTACAGCAACAAGCTTTGAACGCTACCACCGGCGTCGCGACCGAGACCCCTCATCCCTTAATCGCGATGATGCAGGATAGAAAACGAAAGTACGAAGACTTCGACGACGGGACAGGCGGCGAGTCTCGCTCGAACTCCGAGCACAGCGAGCAGCCGAAGGACAAGCGACTGCGCACGACGATACTCCCGGAACAATTGGATTATCTGTACCAGAAATATCAGGTCGAGTCGAATCCGTCGAGGAAGATGCTGGAGACGATCGCCCGGGAGGTCGGCCTGAAGAAACGCGTGGTCCAGGTGTGGTTCCAGAATACTCGAGCTCGCGAGCGGAAGGGCCAATTCCGCGCGCACAGCCAGGTGATCAACAAGCGGTGTCCGTTCTGTCCGGCCTTGTTCAAGGTAAAGTCCGCTCTGGAGTCGCATCTGAGCAGCAAGCATGCCGACCAGGTTGCCCGCGGTGAGGTGAACATCGACAACATCCCCGACGAGGAGCTTTCGATGGAATCCGCGCCCTCGAATCCGAGCACACCGAACATGATGCCTCCGCTGTTCCCGCCGTTCAACACCGACATGGAGGCCTCCCTGAAGAAGTACTACGAGGAGTCGATGAAACGATACATCAGCGAGCTGCAGGCCCACGCCAGCAACGGCAAGCAAGAAGCGTCGAACCACCAGAGTTCCGGGAACAACAGCGGCGAGTCCCCGTTGGATCTTAGCAAACCGGTCGATCTCAGTCGGCCGATGAAACTAAGCCTCGGCGGGTTGAGCAACCTCCTCGACGAACAGCACGGCATGCATTTCCGTGGCGGCAGCGATTGTGGTCCACTGACCGACCTCTCCGAACGGAGCATCTGCGACGACGACAGCATGAGCGAGACTACAGAATTCTTGGATGACGAAAGCGGACCCGCGAGTCCGGCCTCGAGCACACAGAGCTCGCGACAGGGGTCCGCTTCCGTGGGAACTGGAAGCGCTGCCGTCCCGGCGGTAACCGGTGCCGGCAGTGGAACCGGCCAATCCAGCGGCAAAAGGTATCGCACTCAGATGTCAGCGACTCAGGTAAAGGTGATGAAGTCGCTGTTCTCGGACTACAAGACACCAACCATGGCGGAATGCGAGATGCTCGGTCGCGAGATCGGCCTGCCGAAGCGTGTGGTACAG GTCTGGTTCCAGAACGCCCGCGCCAAGGAAAAGAAAGCTAGATTAGCGGCAGGCCTGCCGGCGGAAGGTTCTGCGGTGCAACCGCACCGCGGCCCGACCGGGCCCGACGAGTGCCGACTCTGCTCGGTCCGATACTCTGCGAAATCGCCTCTGCAGGagcacgtattctctcgacgaCATATCGAGTCGGTGCGTGTCGCTGTCGAAGAAGGTAGTCTGGTGCCGCCGACACCCGGTGCACCGATCGTTCCCACTGGCAACAATTCTGGCCCGGGGATGGGCAACGCGTCGGTGGTTGGCGTCACCAACCAGCAAGCTAGCCAGCAACAGCAATCGGACGAAAACATGATGTACGGATCCTTGTTCCTTCACCCTACGGCGATGTTCCAgccgcagcaacaacaacacccGGGTGCCGCGACGCCTAGTACGGCTACCACTACGCCTG